In a genomic window of Acropora muricata isolate sample 2 chromosome 2, ASM3666990v1, whole genome shotgun sequence:
- the LOC136908140 gene encoding uncharacterized protein: MSALVLGFILLTSGLWMQTTAEYMIGDCNLTYFISYGQKCQRQMITNLATDPSTNCSAEYQDEKECLRDHIAVCLGREYHGHINLVANLLLYQLYHCGNVEYKHNPTYGFVLKSMQCQREAFMDTEICWSYFRERLNANRTDPMLCREYAIAKKCMAEKAKANCQICDHLRRDTFNPFCPNDTDPWLQVNACRDLLMPLSCDRLRTYKMALDCEHKFVASFLGNTRPDCRSVELAFKRCLDSRFLTFCPDYARKQRLKDDIQKAVSSFLRGRRFFCSQDINFRTIDLDIKVRPLFPCDSQFLPEMEKCALPLRDAYRLTQNITAAQLCRHFKTAVNCSNDVQATNCKVEKEVTSMTDNTYNSFCEFETEHSVSGAQFVSTEAIIFVTVFGLTL, encoded by the exons ATGTCTGCTTTGGTATTGGGTTTTATCCTCCTAACTTCAG GTCTGTGGATGCAAACAACGGCTGAATATATGATTGGTGATTGCAATCTCACATATTTCATATCCTATGGCCAAAAGTGCCAAAGACAGATGATAACAAATCTAGCAACTGACCCAAGTACAAACTGCAG TGCAGAGTATCAGGATGAGAAGGAATGTCTTAGAGATCACATTGCAGTATGCTTAGGAAGGGAATATCACGGCCACATCAATCTAGTGGCCAACCTTCTGCTTTATCAGCTGTATCATTGTGGAAATGTGGAATACAAACACAATCCCACATACGGATTTGTTCTGAAATCAATGCAGTGTCAAAGAGAGGCCTTCATGGATACAGAGATTTGCTGGAGTTATTTTCGTGAGAGACTCAACGCCAACCGGACAGACCCAATGTTGTGCAG GGAATATGCTATTGCAAAGAAATGCATGGCAGAGAAGGCTAAAGCAAACTGTCAAATCTGCGACCATTTAAGGAGAGATACGTTCAATCCATTTTGCCCAAATGATACAGACCCATGGCTACAAGTCAATG CATGTCGAGATCTCTTGATGCCCCTCTCTTGCGACCGATTGAGAACTTACAAGATGGCTCTAGATTGCGAGCACAAGTTCGTGGCTTCCTTCTTGGGAAACACTAGGCCGGACTGCAG GAGTGTTGAGCTTGCATTCAAACGATGCCTCGACAGCAGATTTCTTACATTCTGCCCAGACTACGCACGCAAACAGCGGCTAAAAGATGACATACAAAAGGCTGTCTCATCATTTCTACGAGGTCGCAGGTTTTTCTGTTCGCAAGACATTAATTTTCGGACCATCGACCTCGATATCAAAGTGAGACCGCTGTTTCCCTGTGATTCGCAGTTCTTACCTGAGATGGAAAAGTGCGCGTTACCTTTAAGAGATGCATACAGACTTACACAAAACATCACTGCAGCACAGTTATGCAG GCATTTCAAAACGGCCGTAAATTGCTCCAACGATGTACAAGCAACCAACTGCAAGGTAGAAAAGGAGGTTACCAGCATGACTGACAATACTTACAACTCTTTCTGTGAATTCGAAACAGAACATAGCGTCAGCGGAGCACAGTTTGTATCGACAGAAGctataatttttgtaactgttttTGGTCTGACTCTTTAA
- the LOC136908121 gene encoding uncharacterized protein, producing MEKVSCILVAFLVATSIERTRGQAMIGKCNLTAFSGGGMKCQRDMIMALKDNANCSTAYRNETACLNTHVDNCVKDDLLYILKDEIGKLLLLLLYHCGDLGFEVMDINPVILRQVKCDTADLNKMTTCWDDFRETFQRNKSDLSLCRKYAEGKQNCTNLARHACAGICDSISKDQYNPFCDNHMDPPRTSELFDCIFTLGCPLQVVFEEAKKCDIQTYVTNFANDTTPDCSTEDNKFKGCLAANLNPKCFAIQRSAMVSQDVIRALDSISLSKRLFCGPVEAVNADSFHRSVKELANCRPEFFKSAKTCAKPFREVYSKASSKKSPGVCSAFSEAKKCLNKATQDYCVFNEATMKAAMFDNENPFCEGGKDVLRTEADGKKANAATLFVILCSMVLSFVGQDY from the exons ATGGAAAAAGTCTCGTGTATTCTTGTAGCATTTTTAGTAG CAACGTCAATTGAGCGAACCAGAGGGCAAGCTATGATTGGGAAGTGTAACCTGACTGCATTCTCCGGAGGAGGGATGAAATGCCAGAGGGACATGATCATGGCCCTGAAGGACAACGCGAATTGCAG CACTGCCTATCGCAATGAAACCGCCTGCTTGAACACTCACGTTGACAACTGTGTAAAGGACGATCTTCTATATATTTTGAAAGATGAGATAGGGAAACTGCTTCTGTTGCTGTTGTATCACTGTGGAGACTTGGGTTTTGAAGTGATGGACATTAATCCAGTCATACTAAGACAAGTCAAGTGCGATACTGCTGACCTAAATAAAATGACAACCTGCTGGGACGATTTCCGTGAAACgtttcaaagaaacaaaagtgaTCTGAGTTTGTGCAG GAAATATGCAGAGGGGAAACAAAACTGCACCAACCTTGCACGACATGCGTGTGCTGGTATCTGCGACTCCATCTCCAAAGATCAATACAATCCTTTCTGCGATAACCATATGGACCCTCCACGAACTTCGGAGTTGTTTG ATTGTATCTTCACTCTTGGATGCCCGCTCCAAGTTGTTTTTGAGGAAGCAAAGAAATGCGACATACAAACTTACGTCACAAACTTCGCAAACGACACGACGCCGGATTGCAG CACTGAAGATAATAAGTTCAAGGGTTGCTTAGCAGCCAACTTAAATCCCAAATGCTTTGCCATACAGAGGAGTGCCATGGTTTCTCAAGACGTAATTAGGGCTCTTGATTCAATCTCTTTGTCTAAACGGCTCTTCTGTGGCCCAGTGGAAGCAGTAAACGCGGATTCTTTTCACAGAAGCGTAAAAGAACTCGCTAACTGCAGACCCGAGTTCTTTAAAAGCGCCAAAACATGTGCCAAGCCTTTTAGAGAGGTGTACTCTAAGGCGTCCTCAAAAAAGTCACCAGGGGTTTGCAG CGCTTTTTCAGAAGCGAAAAAGTGCCTGAACAAGGCCACACAAGACTACTGTGTCTTCAATGAAGCCACCATGAAAGCAGCCATGTTTGATAACGAGAATCCCTTCTGTGAGGGTGGAAAAGACGTGCTGAGGACTGAAGCGGACGGCAAAAAAGCAAACGCAGCAACTTTGTTTGTCATCCTTTGCAGCATGGTTCTGTCGTTTGTTGGTCAAGATTACTAA
- the LOC136908130 gene encoding UPF0764 protein C16orf89 homolog: MINVADMQLTTGLSVFFLVLDRTFCQSGVSKSDLGILYKAFVSELSYFEREVDRLDSDAVLGLRIADAYTRRILEDAERGKIKLKSDVYKNVTDILNRVTFILGKILLRVQGNDPFFYPALNSQWTYYKPYQFRQVDVAEKQTLSPVEEERFPVCVREIVGSRNRKACAISQDCKETMMTKGASNTALYYQAMYFVLGEISGCLSTITSTLRISKKDLADHLQGICAASYHSVMWLNFRESGDPDGLMMILRLSFSCGLLGYHEILEDRGLSNAVWWQLRSGCYGDYTRVGEAKKQDDVAGSKKELKSYLGDGCFSDVTGVGLGLLAVYLRWVLDPPPQVQPLNLLIGAHEDAQTVSLYMFALLVLTFALMIVARKHIMEMLTTFYAILFGQKRRR, translated from the exons ATGATCAATGTGGCTGACATGCAACTCACAACGGGTCTGTCCGTGTTTTTCTTGGTACTTGACAGAACTTTTTGTCAAAGTGGAGTTAGTAAAAGTGACCTTGGTATACTTTACAAAGCTTTCGTTTCTGAGTTGTCTTATTTCGAGCGGGAGGTTGACAGACTTGACTCCGATGCCGTCCTTGGGCTCCGCATCGCAGACG CTTACACTCGCAGAATATTAGAAGATGCAGAAAGAGGGAAGATAAAGCTTAAAAGTGACGTGTATAAGAATGTAACAGATATCCTTAACAGAGTGACTTTTATCCTTGGAAAGATCCTTTTACGTGTTCAAGGAAACGATCCTTTCTTTTATCCTGCATTAAATTCACAGTGGACTTACTACAAACCTTATCAATTTAGACAAGTGGATGTTGCTGAGAAGCAAACATTAAGTCCTGTTGAAGAAGAGAGATTTCCCGTTTGTGTAAGGGAGATTGTTGGGTCCAGGAATAGGAAAGCATGTGCTATATCACAAGACTGCAAAGAGACAATGATGACAAAAGGAGCTTCCAACACTGCGCTGTATTATCAAGCTATGTACTTTGTCTTGGGAGAGATTTCAG GCTGCCTCAGCACAATTACATCCACGCTGAGAATATCAAAGAAAGATTTAGCAGATCACCTTCAAGGAATATGTGCAGCATCCTATCACAGTGTTATGTGGTTGAATTTCCGGGAAAGTGGTGACCCAGATGGTCTCATGATGATTCTTAGACTTAGCTTTAGTTGTGGTTTACTGGGTTATCATGAGATTTTGGAAGATCGAGGCCTCTCAAATGCTGTTTGGTGGCAGCTCAGAAGTGGCTGTTATGGAGACTACACTAGGGTTGGAGAAGCTAAGAAGCA GGATGATGTGGCAGGCagtaaaaaggagctaaaatcTTATCTTGGAG ATGGCTGTTTCAGTGATGTCACTGGTGTAGGGCTGGGTCTTCTTGCTGTGTACCTTAGGTGGGTCCTGGATCCTCCTCCTCAGGTTCAACCGCTGAATTTATTGATAGGAGCTCATGAGGATGCCCAAACAGTGTCACTTTATATGTTTGCGCTTCTTGTGCTCACTTTTGCATTGATGATTGTTGCAAGAAAACACATTATGGAGATGTTGACAACTTTTTATGCCATTTTGTTTGGGCAGAAAAGAAGGAGATGA